A single genomic interval of Nocardioides nitrophenolicus harbors:
- the dapE gene encoding succinyl-diaminopimelate desuccinylase: MPAIDLSTDVVTLTRQLVDIESVSRDEQRIADAVEAALRALPHLTVTRRGHTLVARTDLGRPSRVVIAGHLDTVPVNANLPSRYDVEAGILHGLGTCDMKGGDAVILKLAATVTEPVHDVTYVLYEAEEIESLHNGLRLLGESDPDLLAADFAILMEPSNAGVEAGCQGTLRVEVRTRGERAHSARSWRGVNAIHGAAEVLNRLTEYDARRPVIDGLEYHEGLNAVGIRGGVAGNVIPDECVVTVNHRFAPDRSEAEALAFVEEFFAGFEVTLTDTAPGALPGLDRPAARAFIDAVGGTVAPKFGWTDVARFTVLGVPAVNYGPGDPMLAHKQDEHVEVAQIVRCEEQLRGWLTTVPSTPSNQENA; the protein is encoded by the coding sequence GTGCCCGCGATCGACCTGTCCACCGACGTCGTCACCCTGACCCGCCAGCTGGTCGACATCGAGTCGGTCAGCCGCGACGAGCAGCGGATCGCCGACGCCGTCGAGGCCGCACTGCGCGCGCTGCCGCACCTCACGGTGACCCGCCGCGGCCACACGCTCGTGGCACGCACCGACCTCGGCCGCCCCAGCCGGGTGGTCATCGCCGGCCACCTCGACACGGTCCCGGTCAACGCCAACCTCCCGAGCCGGTACGACGTGGAGGCGGGCATCCTGCACGGCCTCGGCACCTGCGACATGAAGGGCGGCGACGCGGTCATCCTCAAGCTCGCCGCGACCGTGACCGAGCCGGTCCACGACGTCACCTACGTGCTCTACGAGGCCGAGGAGATCGAGTCGCTCCACAACGGGCTGCGGCTGCTGGGGGAGTCCGACCCCGACCTGCTCGCGGCCGACTTCGCGATCCTGATGGAGCCGTCGAACGCCGGCGTCGAGGCCGGCTGCCAGGGCACGCTGCGCGTCGAGGTCCGCACCCGCGGCGAGCGGGCGCACTCCGCGCGCAGCTGGCGCGGGGTCAACGCGATCCACGGCGCCGCCGAGGTCCTGAACCGGCTCACCGAGTACGACGCGCGCCGGCCGGTGATCGACGGGCTGGAGTACCACGAGGGCCTCAACGCGGTCGGCATCCGCGGTGGGGTCGCCGGCAACGTGATCCCCGACGAGTGCGTCGTGACGGTCAACCACCGCTTCGCCCCCGACCGCTCCGAGGCCGAGGCGCTCGCCTTCGTCGAGGAGTTCTTCGCCGGCTTCGAGGTCACCCTCACCGACACCGCTCCCGGCGCCCTCCCCGGCCTGGACCGCCCGGCCGCACGCGCCTTCATCGACGCGGTCGGCGGGACGGTCGCGCCGAAGTTCGGGTGGACCGATGTCGCCCGGTTCACCGTACTCGGCGTGCCGGCCGTCAACTACGGCCCCGGCGACCCGATGCTGGCTCACAAGCAGGACGAGCACGTCGAGGTCGCCCAGATCGTGCGCTGCGAGGAGCAGCTGCGCGGCTGGCTGACCACCGTCCCCAGCACCCCGAGCAACCAGGAGAACGCATGA
- a CDS encoding GNAT family N-acetyltransferase, protein MPDASGPQENGHEPGQHLLGPHVVGQRVVVRRLLRGVTGPSGGPAFTDVLGVCLSWADGACVVQPETGAAVTVAIADIVSGKPVPPRPAARLRVSARDAESRTGGLWTTVEREPLGDWELRTDRAPVGRLLKRANSCLAIGDPGLPFPEAVAAVEAFYAARGRDPLVQVEADSAVEEAFARAGWQRLAYGESDLLLASVARVRRSLPRASAHQVELSADGVRAVASVDAGCDPVAEAQAVVDGDWAGLHAVTVDPAHRRRGLATAVVGELLGWAAERGALTAWLHVETDNPGGRAFWDALGFAAHHTCRYWAPRASSSWHRP, encoded by the coding sequence GTGCCGGACGCGTCAGGACCCCAGGAAAATGGACACGAGCCGGGGCAGCACCTGCTCGGTCCCCACGTCGTGGGCCAGCGGGTCGTCGTCCGCCGGCTGCTGCGGGGGGTGACCGGGCCGAGCGGCGGCCCGGCCTTCACCGACGTGCTCGGCGTCTGCCTGTCGTGGGCCGACGGAGCCTGCGTGGTGCAGCCCGAGACCGGCGCGGCGGTCACCGTCGCGATCGCCGACATCGTGTCCGGAAAGCCGGTCCCGCCCCGGCCGGCCGCCCGGCTGCGGGTGAGCGCGCGCGATGCCGAGTCCCGCACCGGTGGGCTGTGGACCACTGTCGAGCGCGAGCCGCTCGGCGACTGGGAGCTGCGCACCGACCGCGCACCGGTCGGCCGGCTGCTCAAGCGCGCCAACTCCTGCCTGGCGATCGGCGACCCCGGCCTGCCCTTCCCCGAGGCGGTGGCCGCGGTCGAGGCGTTCTACGCCGCGCGGGGGCGCGACCCGCTCGTCCAGGTGGAGGCGGACTCGGCGGTCGAGGAGGCCTTCGCCCGCGCGGGCTGGCAGCGGCTGGCGTACGGCGAGTCCGACCTCCTGCTCGCCTCGGTGGCCCGGGTCCGGCGGTCCCTCCCCCGCGCGAGCGCGCACCAGGTCGAGCTCTCCGCCGACGGCGTACGCGCCGTCGCGTCGGTCGACGCCGGCTGCGACCCGGTGGCCGAGGCGCAGGCCGTCGTCGACGGCGACTGGGCCGGCCTGCACGCGGTCACCGTCGACCCGGCCCACCGCCGGCGCGGCCTCGCGACCGCCGTGGTCGGCGAGCTGCTGGGCTGGGCGGCCGAGCGGGGCGCGCTGACCGCGTGGCTGCACGTCGAGACCGACAACCCGGGCGGCCGCGCGTTCTGGGACGCACTGGGCTTCGCCGCCCACCACACCTGTCGCTACTGGGCGCCCCGCGCCTCGAGCTCCTGGCACCGTCCCTGA
- a CDS encoding acyl-CoA thioesterase, with translation MSYLLDDAVESEPLGDGTHRVQVTADWNTANGTPNGGYVLALLQHAVLQESAHPDPLTIAITYFRPAVAGPAEIRVREVRKGRRVSTYDAVLVQDAKEIAHAVVSTHDWDATGSVEHTPHAAPDVPRPEECTDASELIPAGMVPILDRYSYRAPVVAGWLRGDPTGVTESLCWIRAVDERPVDALLAGAMVDAFPPVTAEIGHLASATIQLTVHYRRRPDTVWALGHVVTRHVIAGYHDEDVELWDEQGRLIAQSRQLAILAEG, from the coding sequence GTGAGCTATCTCCTCGACGACGCCGTCGAGTCGGAGCCCCTCGGCGACGGCACGCACCGGGTCCAGGTCACCGCCGACTGGAACACCGCCAACGGCACCCCCAACGGCGGCTACGTCCTCGCCCTGCTCCAGCACGCCGTGCTCCAGGAGTCGGCGCACCCGGACCCGCTGACCATCGCGATCACCTACTTCCGTCCCGCGGTCGCCGGGCCCGCCGAGATCCGGGTCCGGGAGGTGCGCAAGGGCCGCCGGGTGTCGACGTACGACGCCGTGCTGGTGCAGGACGCCAAGGAGATCGCACACGCCGTGGTCAGCACCCACGACTGGGACGCGACCGGGAGCGTCGAGCACACCCCGCACGCCGCCCCCGACGTACCCCGGCCCGAGGAGTGCACCGACGCGAGCGAGCTGATCCCGGCCGGGATGGTGCCGATCCTGGACCGCTACAGCTACCGCGCGCCGGTCGTCGCCGGCTGGCTGCGCGGCGACCCGACCGGGGTCACCGAGTCGCTGTGCTGGATCCGCGCGGTCGACGAGCGTCCCGTCGACGCGCTGCTGGCCGGCGCGATGGTCGACGCCTTCCCGCCGGTGACCGCCGAGATCGGGCACCTCGCCTCGGCCACCATCCAGCTCACCGTCCACTACCGCCGGCGTCCCGACACGGTCTGGGCGCTCGGCCACGTCGTCACCCGCCATGTCATCGCCGGCTACCACGACGAGGACGTCGAGCTGTGGGACGAGCAGGGCCGGCTGATCGCGCAGAGCCGGCAGCTCGCGATCCTCGCGGAGGGCTGA
- the dapD gene encoding 2,3,4,5-tetrahydropyridine-2,6-dicarboxylate N-succinyltransferase, which yields MTAAWGFGLTTSTADTASAPGVVLDTWFPSPALGERPADAQPPAELLALEGADEARGVTRKVNLVEIADLAAAPADTVEVWLRLHLLSARLVQPHGQSLEGIFGLLTNVVWTSAGPCAVEDFELTRARLQAAGQHVTVYGVDKFPRLVDYVIPSGVRIADADRVRLGAHLAEGTTVMHEGFVNFNAGTLGTSMVEGRISAGVVVGDGSDVGGGASIMGTLSGGGKQVISVGRRCLLGANAGIGISLGDDCVVEAGCYVTAGTKVTVLEPGQDARVVKAADLSGASNVLFRRNSVSGAIEAVPWQGEGIALNAALHAN from the coding sequence GTGACCGCCGCTTGGGGCTTCGGCCTGACGACCTCCACCGCCGACACCGCTTCCGCACCGGGAGTGGTCCTCGACACCTGGTTCCCCTCGCCCGCGCTGGGCGAGAGGCCCGCCGACGCGCAGCCGCCCGCGGAGCTGCTGGCGCTCGAGGGCGCCGACGAGGCGCGCGGGGTCACCCGCAAGGTCAACCTGGTCGAGATCGCCGACCTCGCCGCCGCGCCCGCCGACACCGTCGAGGTGTGGCTGCGCCTCCACCTGCTCTCCGCGCGGCTGGTCCAGCCCCACGGGCAGAGCCTGGAGGGGATCTTCGGCCTGCTCACCAACGTCGTGTGGACCTCGGCCGGCCCGTGCGCCGTCGAGGACTTCGAGCTGACCCGGGCCCGGCTGCAGGCCGCCGGCCAGCACGTCACCGTGTACGGCGTCGACAAGTTCCCGCGCCTGGTCGACTACGTCATCCCCTCCGGCGTCCGCATCGCCGACGCCGACCGGGTCCGCCTCGGCGCCCACCTCGCCGAGGGCACCACCGTGATGCACGAGGGCTTCGTCAACTTCAACGCCGGCACTCTCGGCACGTCCATGGTCGAGGGCCGGATCTCCGCGGGCGTCGTCGTCGGCGACGGCTCCGACGTCGGCGGCGGCGCCTCGATCATGGGCACCCTGTCCGGCGGCGGCAAGCAGGTCATCTCGGTGGGCCGGCGCTGCCTGCTCGGCGCCAACGCCGGCATCGGCATCTCGCTCGGCGACGACTGCGTCGTCGAGGCCGGCTGCTACGTCACCGCCGGCACCAAGGTCACCGTGCTCGAGCCCGGCCAGGACGCCCGCGTGGTCAAGGCGGCCGACCTGTCCGGCGCCAGCAACGTGCTGTTCCGCCGCAACTCGGTCTCCGGCGCGATCGAGGCGGTCCCGTGGCAGGGCGAGGGGATCGCCCTCAACGCCGCGCTGCACGCCAACTGA
- the fdxA gene encoding ferredoxin: protein MTYVISQPCVDVKDRACVDECPVDCIYEGKRMLYIHPDECVDCGACEPVCPVEAIFYEDDVPEEWKDYYDANVKFFDDLGSPGGAAKMGEIDKDAEFIAALEPQNQDH, encoded by the coding sequence ATGACCTACGTCATCTCGCAGCCGTGCGTCGACGTCAAGGACCGTGCGTGTGTCGACGAGTGTCCCGTCGACTGCATCTACGAGGGCAAGCGGATGCTCTACATCCACCCCGACGAGTGCGTCGACTGCGGCGCCTGCGAGCCGGTGTGCCCGGTCGAGGCGATCTTCTACGAGGACGACGTGCCGGAGGAGTGGAAGGACTACTACGACGCCAACGTCAAGTTCTTCGACGACCTCGGCTCGCCGGGCGGTGCCGCCAAGATGGGCGAGATCGACAAGGACGCCGAGTTCATCGCCGCGCTCGAGCCGCAGAACCAGGATCACTGA
- a CDS encoding TIGR00730 family Rossman fold protein, protein MTRRSGPGPRPSAGRPEGSTTDQRLLDSTGDADWVHTDPWRVLKIQAEFVEGFNDLAEIGPAISVFGSARIPATHPAYDIGVRVGGALAKAGFAVITGGGPGAMEAANRGATEAGGESIGLGIELPWEAKLNDYVGFGLNFRYFFVRKMMFVKYSQGYVVLPGGLGTLDELFEAMTLAQTLKITQFPIVLMGVEHWRGLIDWMEGSMLEDARIKQSDLDMLTLTDDVDEAVALMVAARDQHG, encoded by the coding sequence ATGACCAGGCGCAGCGGCCCGGGCCCCCGTCCCAGCGCGGGACGTCCCGAGGGCTCGACCACCGACCAGCGACTGCTCGACAGCACCGGCGACGCCGACTGGGTGCACACCGACCCGTGGCGCGTGCTGAAGATCCAGGCCGAGTTCGTCGAGGGCTTCAACGACCTCGCCGAGATCGGGCCCGCGATCTCGGTGTTCGGCTCGGCGCGGATCCCGGCCACACACCCGGCGTACGACATCGGGGTGCGGGTGGGCGGCGCCCTGGCGAAGGCCGGGTTCGCGGTCATCACCGGCGGCGGGCCGGGCGCGATGGAGGCCGCCAACCGGGGTGCGACGGAGGCCGGCGGCGAGAGCATCGGCCTCGGCATCGAGCTGCCGTGGGAGGCCAAGCTCAACGACTACGTCGGCTTCGGGCTCAACTTCCGCTACTTCTTCGTGCGCAAGATGATGTTCGTCAAGTACAGCCAGGGCTACGTCGTGCTGCCCGGCGGGCTCGGCACGCTCGACGAGCTGTTCGAGGCGATGACGCTCGCGCAGACGCTCAAGATCACCCAGTTCCCGATCGTCCTGATGGGCGTCGAGCACTGGCGTGGCCTGATCGACTGGATGGAGGGCTCGATGCTCGAGGACGCCCGGATCAAGCAGTCCGACCTCGACATGCTCACCCTCACCGACGACGTCGACGAGGCCGTGGCCCTGATGGTCGCGGCCCGCGACCAGCACGGCTGA
- the ileS gene encoding isoleucine--tRNA ligase yields the protein MTYPKVTTDPTAGQGAVPSSPRFPRIEEGVLAYWAEDDTFRASVEQRDPGAHGENEFVFYDGPPFANGLPHYGHLLTGYVKDIVPRYQTMRGKRVERRFGWDTHGLPAELEAMRLNGIKTTDEIVEMGIDKFNDACRASVLKYTGEWRDYVTRQARWVDFDNDYKTMNPEFMESVLWAFKSLFDKGLVYEGFRVLPYCWNDETPLSNHELRMDDDVYQMRQDPAVTVGFRITTPGPFEGARLMIWTTTPWTLPSNLAVMVGTDIDYVVVDHEGDRLVLAEARLAAYARELGDEPAVTWRGKGSDLLGLVYAPPFSYFADHANAFRVVAADEAVTTTDGTGLVHSAGAFGEVDKEVTDREGIEPVMPVGKDGRFTVPVDDYAGMLVFDANPHIIDDLKAVTNGGQGGAVTPGTLLLRRETYDHSYPHCWRCREPLIYKGVSSWFVEVTAFKQRMAELNQDIRWVPEHIKDGQFGKWVDNARDWSITRNRFWGSPVPVWKSDDPAYPRVDVYGSFEEIERDFGRLPLNAQGQPDLHRPWVDELTRPNPDDPTGRSTMRRVADVLDVWFDSGSMSFGQVHYPFENKEWFENHFPADFIVEYIGQTRGWFYTLHILATALFDKPAFSSCISHGIVLGSDGNKMSKSLRNYPDVSEVFDRDGADAMRWFLMASPILRGGNLVVTEQGIRDAVRQVMIPLWNTWYFFALYANAEQYDAAGRTDSTDPLDRYLLAKTRQYVEKLTSELDDYAIADACETTRSFLDVLTNWYVRRSRERFWEGKPEAFETLAAVLDIVCRAVAPLLPLTTEEIWRGLTGGRSVHLADWPDVSALPTDDSLVAAMDEVREVCSATSALRKAARLRNRLPLSGLTVVVSDPAALEPFAAIVADELNLKSVRLVGADSDEAAGYGVEQRLSVNARAAGPRLGKDVQLAIKGAKSGDWSVDASGAVTAGGLALVEGEYTLETVAGDAAEGTATGMLPGGGFVVLDTVVTPELAEEGLARDLVRAVQQARRDADFRVTDRIELVVSGTAPVLAAARAHEALIAGETLATSYTVAEEAPSGATEVVVGDGDKAAIAVALA from the coding sequence ATGACCTATCCGAAGGTCACCACCGACCCGACCGCCGGCCAGGGTGCCGTCCCGAGCTCGCCCCGCTTCCCGCGGATCGAGGAGGGGGTCCTCGCCTACTGGGCCGAGGACGACACCTTCCGCGCCAGCGTCGAGCAGCGCGACCCCGGCGCCCACGGCGAGAACGAGTTCGTCTTCTACGACGGCCCGCCGTTCGCCAACGGCCTGCCCCACTACGGCCACCTGCTCACCGGCTACGTCAAGGACATCGTCCCGCGCTACCAGACGATGCGCGGCAAGCGCGTCGAGCGCCGCTTCGGCTGGGACACCCACGGCCTGCCCGCCGAGCTCGAGGCGATGCGGCTCAACGGCATCAAGACCACCGACGAGATCGTCGAGATGGGCATCGACAAGTTCAACGACGCCTGCCGCGCGTCGGTGCTCAAGTACACCGGCGAGTGGCGCGACTACGTCACCCGCCAGGCGCGCTGGGTCGACTTCGACAACGACTACAAGACCATGAACCCCGAGTTCATGGAGTCGGTGCTGTGGGCCTTCAAGAGCCTGTTCGACAAGGGCCTGGTTTACGAGGGCTTCCGGGTGCTGCCCTACTGCTGGAACGACGAGACGCCGCTGTCCAACCACGAGCTGCGGATGGACGACGACGTCTACCAGATGCGTCAGGACCCCGCCGTCACCGTGGGCTTCCGGATCACCACGCCGGGGCCGTTCGAGGGCGCCCGGCTGATGATCTGGACGACGACCCCGTGGACGCTGCCCAGCAACCTCGCGGTGATGGTCGGCACCGACATCGACTACGTCGTCGTCGACCACGAGGGCGACCGGCTCGTGCTCGCCGAGGCCCGGCTGGCGGCGTACGCGCGCGAGCTGGGGGACGAGCCGGCGGTCACCTGGCGCGGCAAGGGCTCCGACCTGCTGGGGCTGGTGTACGCGCCGCCGTTCTCCTACTTCGCCGACCACGCCAACGCCTTCCGCGTCGTGGCCGCCGACGAGGCCGTGACGACGACCGACGGTACCGGCCTCGTGCACAGCGCCGGCGCGTTCGGTGAGGTCGACAAGGAGGTCACCGACCGCGAGGGCATCGAGCCGGTGATGCCGGTCGGCAAGGACGGCCGGTTCACCGTGCCGGTCGACGACTACGCCGGGATGCTCGTCTTCGACGCCAACCCCCACATCATCGACGACCTCAAGGCTGTCACCAACGGTGGGCAGGGCGGGGCGGTCACGCCCGGCACCCTGCTGCTGCGCCGCGAGACCTACGACCACTCCTACCCCCACTGCTGGCGCTGCCGCGAGCCCCTGATCTACAAGGGCGTGAGCAGCTGGTTCGTCGAGGTCACCGCGTTCAAGCAGCGGATGGCCGAGCTCAACCAGGACATCCGCTGGGTGCCCGAGCACATCAAGGACGGCCAGTTCGGCAAGTGGGTCGACAACGCCCGCGACTGGTCGATCACCCGCAACCGGTTCTGGGGATCGCCGGTGCCGGTGTGGAAGTCCGACGACCCGGCGTACCCCCGCGTCGACGTCTATGGCTCCTTCGAGGAGATCGAGCGCGACTTCGGGCGGCTGCCGCTCAACGCCCAGGGCCAGCCCGACCTGCACCGGCCGTGGGTCGACGAGCTGACCCGGCCCAACCCCGACGACCCGACCGGGCGGTCGACGATGCGCCGCGTCGCCGACGTCCTCGACGTGTGGTTCGACTCGGGGTCGATGTCGTTCGGGCAGGTGCACTACCCGTTCGAGAACAAGGAGTGGTTCGAGAACCATTTCCCGGCCGACTTCATCGTCGAGTACATCGGCCAGACCCGCGGCTGGTTCTACACGCTGCACATCCTGGCCACCGCGCTGTTCGACAAGCCGGCGTTCTCGTCGTGCATCAGCCACGGCATCGTGCTCGGCTCCGACGGCAACAAGATGTCGAAGTCACTGCGCAACTACCCCGACGTCTCCGAGGTCTTCGACCGCGACGGTGCCGACGCGATGCGCTGGTTCCTGATGGCCTCGCCGATCCTGCGCGGCGGCAACCTGGTCGTCACCGAGCAGGGCATCCGCGACGCCGTGCGCCAGGTGATGATCCCGCTGTGGAACACGTGGTACTTCTTCGCGCTCTACGCCAACGCGGAGCAGTACGACGCCGCGGGCCGCACCGACTCCACCGACCCGCTCGACCGCTACCTGCTGGCCAAGACCCGGCAGTACGTCGAGAAGCTCACCTCCGAGCTCGACGACTATGCGATCGCCGACGCGTGCGAGACGACGCGGTCCTTCCTCGACGTGCTGACCAACTGGTACGTCCGCCGGTCGCGCGAGCGGTTCTGGGAGGGCAAGCCGGAGGCGTTCGAGACCCTCGCCGCCGTCCTCGACATCGTCTGCCGGGCCGTGGCGCCGCTGCTGCCGCTGACCACCGAGGAGATCTGGCGCGGCCTGACCGGTGGCCGCTCGGTGCACCTGGCCGACTGGCCGGATGTCTCGGCGCTGCCGACCGACGACTCGCTGGTCGCGGCGATGGACGAGGTGCGCGAGGTGTGCTCGGCCACCTCCGCGCTGCGCAAGGCCGCCCGCCTCCGCAACCGGCTGCCGCTCTCCGGCCTGACCGTCGTCGTGTCCGACCCGGCCGCCCTGGAGCCGTTCGCCGCGATCGTCGCCGACGAGCTAAACCTCAAGTCGGTGCGCCTCGTCGGTGCCGACTCCGACGAGGCGGCCGGCTACGGCGTCGAGCAGAGGCTCTCCGTCAACGCCCGTGCCGCCGGCCCACGCCTCGGCAAGGACGTCCAGCTCGCCATCAAGGGCGCCAAGTCCGGTGACTGGTCGGTCGACGCGTCCGGCGCCGTGACCGCCGGCGGGCTGGCCCTGGTCGAGGGCGAGTACACCCTCGAGACCGTCGCCGGCGACGCCGCCGAGGGCACCGCAACCGGCATGCTCCCCGGCGGTGGCTTCGTCGTCCTCGACACCGTGGTCACGCCCGAGCTCGCCGAGGAGGGCCTGGCTCGCGACCTGGTGCGCGCCGTCCAGCAGGCGCGGCGCGACGCCGACTTCCGGGTCACCGACCGGATCGAGCTGGTCGTCTCAGGCACCGCGCCCGTCCTCGCCGCGGCCCGCGCCCACGAGGCGCTGATCGCGGGGGAGACCCTGGCGACGTCGTACACCGTGGCGGAGGAGGCGCCCTCCGGCGCGACCGAGGTCGTGGTCGGCGACGGCGACAAGGCGGCGATCGCGGTCGCGCTCGCCTGA
- a CDS encoding DUF6278 family protein: MSHSMMWVFAVLIVLAMGGVALLASGRGEPMAPAYDDRPDALVPAARPVRADDLRRVRFSLALRGYRMNEVDALLTRLAREMEGDRPPVVPDRGPAPSALVRVLAERWAEEHPAGAEILDFSAESVDQVESSLDHWSRRPGRGPARGEPDVWAAGAYLGEVLVRTVPGAAWTAGDGADGVPVVVLPSGRVEDPIGRAMARFDGGERDSVIDVVDAALAAEDDSD; this comes from the coding sequence ATGTCCCACTCGATGATGTGGGTGTTCGCGGTGCTCATCGTGCTGGCGATGGGCGGCGTCGCCCTGCTCGCCTCCGGGCGGGGGGAGCCGATGGCGCCGGCGTACGACGACCGGCCGGACGCCCTCGTGCCCGCCGCCCGCCCGGTGCGGGCCGACGACCTGCGCCGGGTGCGCTTCTCGCTCGCGCTGCGCGGCTACCGGATGAACGAGGTCGACGCGCTGCTCACCCGGCTGGCCCGGGAGATGGAGGGCGACCGGCCCCCCGTCGTCCCCGATCGGGGGCCCGCCCCGTCGGCCCTGGTCCGGGTCCTCGCCGAGCGGTGGGCGGAGGAGCACCCGGCGGGCGCCGAGATCCTGGACTTCTCCGCCGAGAGCGTCGACCAGGTGGAGTCCTCGCTGGACCATTGGTCGCGGCGTCCCGGGCGCGGCCCGGCACGCGGCGAGCCCGACGTCTGGGCGGCCGGCGCCTACCTGGGCGAGGTGCTGGTTCGGACGGTGCCCGGTGCAGCGTGGACGGCCGGCGACGGCGCTGACGGCGTCCCCGTGGTGGTGCTGCCGTCCGGGCGGGTCGAGGACCCGATCGGCCGCGCGATGGCGCGCTTCGACGGCGGCGAGCGCGACAGCGTCATCGACGTCGTGGACGCCGCGCTGGCCGCTGAGGACGACTCCGACTGA
- a CDS encoding DinB family protein — MTGELANLREYLTHYRETLERKCAGLTPEQLATRSVPPSSMSLLGLVRHLARVEHFWFQRALVEVEGERIYDDGDAGFAVVEPTEAAVAEAWAAWREQVGLADAWLDRLTDEELGRVVTFRKGTETSSIRDILLHMVEEYARHCGHADLLRECLDGVTGE; from the coding sequence ATGACCGGCGAGCTGGCGAACCTGCGCGAGTACCTCACCCACTACCGCGAGACCCTGGAGCGCAAGTGCGCCGGGCTGACGCCGGAGCAGCTGGCGACCCGCTCCGTGCCGCCGAGCTCGATGAGCCTGCTGGGCCTGGTCCGGCACCTCGCGCGGGTCGAGCACTTCTGGTTCCAGCGGGCCCTGGTCGAGGTCGAGGGCGAGCGGATCTACGACGACGGCGACGCGGGGTTCGCCGTGGTCGAGCCCACCGAGGCGGCCGTGGCTGAGGCCTGGGCCGCCTGGCGCGAGCAGGTGGGTCTCGCCGACGCCTGGCTGGACCGGCTGACCGACGAGGAGCTCGGCCGGGTGGTGACCTTCCGCAAGGGCACCGAGACCTCGAGCATCCGCGACATCCTGCTGCACATGGTCGAGGAGTACGCCCGCCACTGCGGGCACGCCGACCTGCTGCGGGAGTGCCTCGACGGCGTCACCGGCGAGTGA
- the dapC gene encoding succinyldiaminopimelate transaminase, which produces MTPGAVSGRLPDFPWDKLTQYAAQAREHADGIVDLSIGTPVDPTPSVAREALVAAADAPGYPLTVGVPEVRQAVVDWLAGTHGVTGLGPDQVLPLIGSKELIASLPSFLGLGPGDLIGYPELAYPTYEVGAALVGARAVASDSLTAFGPETPKLLWVNSPSNPSGRVLPKEHLKKVVDWCRERGVLLVSDECYLDCVWEGEALSVLHPDICGGSAEGILVVHSLSKRSNLAGYRCAFVAGDRAVIAELLAVRKNMGLMMPAPQQHAMAAVLGDEAHVKEQHERYRARRTTLRAALEAAGYTIEHSEASLYLWTTKGPDGPDCWALVAELAAQGILVAPGDFYGAAGSHHVRIALTATDERIAAAVERLTPA; this is translated from the coding sequence GTGACGCCGGGAGCCGTCTCGGGCCGGCTGCCCGACTTCCCCTGGGACAAGCTGACCCAGTACGCCGCGCAGGCGCGTGAGCACGCCGACGGGATCGTCGACCTGTCGATCGGCACGCCGGTCGACCCGACGCCGTCGGTCGCGCGTGAGGCGCTGGTCGCCGCCGCCGACGCCCCGGGGTACCCGCTCACCGTGGGTGTCCCGGAGGTGCGGCAGGCCGTCGTCGACTGGCTTGCCGGCACCCACGGCGTCACCGGCCTGGGCCCGGACCAGGTGCTGCCGCTGATCGGCTCCAAGGAGCTGATCGCCTCGCTGCCGAGCTTCCTCGGCCTCGGCCCCGGCGACCTGATCGGCTACCCGGAGCTGGCGTACCCGACGTACGAGGTCGGGGCGGCGCTGGTCGGCGCCCGCGCGGTGGCGAGCGACTCGCTCACCGCCTTCGGTCCCGAGACCCCGAAGCTGCTGTGGGTGAACTCGCCGTCCAACCCGTCGGGCCGGGTGCTGCCCAAGGAGCACCTCAAGAAGGTCGTCGACTGGTGCCGCGAGCGCGGGGTCCTGCTCGTCTCCGACGAGTGCTATCTCGACTGCGTGTGGGAGGGCGAGGCCCTCTCCGTGCTCCACCCCGACATCTGCGGCGGCTCCGCCGAGGGCATCCTGGTCGTCCACTCGCTGTCGAAGCGCTCGAACCTCGCCGGCTACCGCTGCGCGTTCGTCGCCGGAGACCGTGCGGTGATCGCCGAGCTGCTCGCGGTCCGCAAGAACATGGGCCTGATGATGCCCGCGCCCCAGCAGCACGCCATGGCCGCGGTGCTCGGCGACGAGGCCCACGTCAAGGAGCAGCACGAGCGCTACCGGGCCCGTCGTACGACGCTCCGCGCGGCGCTAGAGGCGGCCGGCTACACCATCGAGCACTCCGAGGCCTCGCTCTACCTGTGGACCACCAAGGGGCCCGACGGCCCCGACTGCTGGGCGCTCGTCGCCGAGCTGGCCGCCCAGGGCATCCTGGTCGCGCCGGGCGACTTCTACGGCGCCGCCGGCTCGCACCACGTGCGGATCGCGCTCACGGCGACCGACGAGCGGATCGCGGCGGCGGTGGAGCGGCTCACACCCGCTTGA